In a single window of the Natronosalvus caseinilyticus genome:
- a CDS encoding ABC transporter ATP-binding protein, which produces MAHESLLTSTADDRPADAPPTSDVVLELESIAKRYGTEAVIDDLSLTVHDGEILTLLGPSGCGKTTTLRLIAGLERPNGGEIRLDGTSVAGNGSFVSPEERGVGVVFQEFALFPHLTARENVAFGLTDWPADEREARVDELLALVNLSEHGDDYPQELSGGQQQRVALARSLAPEPEMLLLDEPFSNLDVDLRVEMREEVRRIIKETGVTAVSVTHDQEEALSVSDRVAVMNDGDLEQIDEPERVFQHPKSRFVAGFLGHASFLSGTVRGDHVSTALGRVLRADVDGLVAEYDGTDIDLLLRPDDVTAYPASGPEADGTVVYRRYLGPTILYRVELDDGGTIECMHNHSDRIDLDERVAVRVTADHDLAWFPADQRVDAVESSVESEATSSSAD; this is translated from the coding sequence ATGGCTCACGAATCCCTGCTCACGTCGACGGCCGACGACCGGCCCGCGGACGCACCGCCCACCAGCGACGTCGTCCTCGAACTCGAGAGCATCGCCAAGCGCTACGGCACCGAGGCGGTTATCGACGACCTCTCGCTCACGGTCCACGACGGCGAAATCCTGACCCTCCTCGGCCCGTCCGGCTGTGGCAAGACGACGACGCTCCGGCTCATCGCGGGCCTCGAGCGACCGAACGGCGGCGAGATTCGCCTCGACGGCACGTCCGTGGCCGGGAACGGTTCGTTCGTCTCACCGGAAGAACGCGGCGTCGGCGTCGTGTTCCAGGAGTTCGCGCTCTTTCCGCATCTGACTGCCAGGGAGAACGTCGCGTTCGGGTTGACCGACTGGCCCGCGGACGAACGCGAGGCCCGCGTCGACGAACTGCTCGCCCTCGTGAACCTGAGCGAGCACGGCGACGACTATCCCCAGGAACTCTCCGGCGGCCAGCAACAGCGGGTCGCGCTCGCTCGCTCGCTCGCCCCCGAACCCGAGATGTTACTGCTTGACGAACCGTTCTCGAACCTCGACGTCGACCTCCGCGTCGAGATGCGCGAAGAGGTTCGGCGCATCATCAAAGAAACCGGCGTGACCGCCGTGTCGGTCACCCACGACCAGGAGGAGGCGCTCTCGGTGTCCGACCGCGTCGCCGTCATGAACGACGGCGACCTCGAGCAGATCGACGAACCCGAACGCGTCTTCCAGCACCCCAAATCGCGGTTCGTTGCAGGCTTTCTCGGGCACGCGAGCTTTCTGTCGGGGACCGTCCGCGGCGACCACGTCTCGACGGCCCTGGGTCGCGTCCTGCGAGCGGACGTCGACGGTCTCGTCGCCGAGTACGACGGAACCGACATCGACCTCCTCCTCCGCCCCGACGACGTGACGGCTTACCCCGCGAGCGGCCCCGAAGCCGACGGGACGGTCGTCTACCGGCGCTACCTCGGGCCGACGATTCTCTACCGCGTCGAACTCGACGACGGCGGGACCATCGAGTGCATGCACAATCACTCGGACCGGATCGACCTGGACGAGCGCGTCGCCGTCAGGGTGACCGCCGATCACGACCTGGCGTGGTTCCCCGCCGACCAGCGCGTTGACGCCGTCGAATCGAGCGTCGAGAGCGAGGCGACCTCGAGTTCGGCTGATTGA
- a CDS encoding DUF5793 family protein yields MKREHFTLSASNVDWIETDSDPKKPAVTIDCTGPATLLRDRLTGPDGEPLEARETDAALRLQGPIDAEDTDGVVSVTNRVTGEFVLELNVPAQDVLQFIRAARGYDEDTTDDDGGRYHVTITLDGEPFVEYEKRTFLVYDDDGDLLRHRSLIPSGVEL; encoded by the coding sequence ATGAAGCGCGAGCACTTCACGTTGTCTGCCAGCAACGTCGACTGGATCGAGACCGACAGTGACCCGAAGAAACCCGCCGTAACGATCGACTGCACTGGTCCAGCGACACTCCTCCGAGACCGTCTCACCGGCCCAGATGGCGAGCCGCTCGAGGCCCGCGAGACGGACGCCGCGCTTCGACTCCAGGGCCCGATCGATGCCGAAGATACCGACGGCGTCGTCAGCGTCACGAACCGCGTGACCGGCGAGTTCGTCCTCGAACTCAACGTCCCCGCCCAGGACGTCCTGCAGTTCATCCGGGCCGCTCGTGGGTACGACGAAGACACGACGGACGACGACGGCGGGCGCTACCACGTCACGATCACCCTCGACGGCGAACCGTTCGTCGAGTACGAAAAGCGCACGTTCCTCGTTTACGACGACGACGGCGACTTGCTCCGTCACCGGAGCCTGATCCCGAGCGGCGTCGAACTGTAG
- a CDS encoding type II/IV secretion system ATPase subunit, protein MEPHNDTDAGAELDTTADTTGNTNAPASDPSSATDASEVNGDDGSTPTGLEDARTAGTAEDAGSGENAGTDEISSDVDDDTTIPPDSALESTFDQIRRTLRRVVEVLQGSHIDVTAYDPEAHGPLVTFDDVDGLEEVGRYWVNAPFSFVVIQYDEAANHHRYRTVEPTLTNEERLVLETLLEDVRDPLLYRQTDEDEDVEELLRSTVREYLERYGAEVDMATFYRLFYYIFRDFRGYGRLDPIMHDPHVEDVSCDGYDLPIFVYHDQYTDVQTDVSFGEDELDRFVVRLAQHSGRHISIGDPMVETTLEDGSRAELALGTEVTPRGSAFTIRKYADEPLTPVDLVRYGTFSVEQMAYLWLAIEHNKSLLFAGGTASGKTTSMNAISMFVPPRSKVLTIEDTRELQLHHDNWLSSVTRERIHEGKNVTMYDLLRSALRHRPEYIVVGEVRGEEAITLFQAMNTGHTTYSTMHADSVQTVINRLENEPINVPRAMVQSLDILSVQTLTRLGGERVRRNKVLAEIEGVDQRTGELDYSTAYSWDGETDTFTAETSHVVAEIQHERGWTQQELLTERRNRERFLEYALEHEISDYRRFTALVNEYYADQERVLERIEDASESGGVDGTETGETENEENDTDPTPPKRAGDSLETE, encoded by the coding sequence ATGGAACCACACAACGACACCGATGCAGGGGCCGAACTCGACACCACCGCGGACACTACCGGGAACACGAATGCCCCCGCGAGTGACCCATCGTCGGCAACCGACGCGAGCGAAGTGAACGGCGACGACGGTTCGACGCCCACGGGCCTCGAGGACGCCAGAACCGCCGGAACCGCCGAGGATGCTGGCAGCGGCGAGAACGCCGGAACCGACGAAATCTCCTCGGACGTCGACGACGACACGACGATCCCTCCCGATTCGGCACTCGAGTCCACGTTCGACCAGATTCGACGGACCTTGCGTCGAGTGGTCGAGGTACTACAGGGCTCGCACATCGACGTGACGGCCTACGATCCCGAGGCCCACGGCCCGCTCGTCACGTTCGACGACGTGGACGGCCTCGAGGAAGTCGGTCGCTACTGGGTGAACGCCCCCTTCTCGTTCGTCGTGATCCAGTACGACGAGGCCGCCAACCACCACCGCTACCGGACGGTCGAACCCACGCTCACCAACGAGGAGCGACTCGTGCTCGAGACGCTGCTCGAGGACGTGCGCGATCCGCTGCTCTACCGACAGACCGACGAGGACGAAGACGTGGAGGAACTGCTTCGATCCACCGTCCGCGAGTACCTCGAGCGCTACGGCGCGGAGGTCGACATGGCGACGTTCTACCGACTCTTCTACTACATATTCAGGGACTTTCGAGGCTACGGACGGCTCGACCCGATCATGCACGACCCGCACGTCGAGGACGTCTCCTGTGACGGGTACGACCTTCCCATTTTCGTCTACCACGACCAGTACACGGACGTCCAGACGGACGTTAGCTTCGGCGAGGACGAACTCGATCGGTTCGTCGTCCGCCTCGCTCAGCACTCCGGACGCCACATCTCCATCGGCGACCCGATGGTCGAGACGACCCTCGAGGACGGCTCCCGAGCGGAACTCGCCCTCGGGACGGAGGTCACCCCGCGCGGATCGGCGTTCACCATCCGAAAGTACGCCGACGAACCGCTCACGCCGGTCGACCTCGTCCGGTACGGGACGTTCAGCGTCGAGCAGATGGCCTACCTCTGGCTGGCCATCGAGCACAACAAGAGCCTGCTCTTCGCCGGTGGGACCGCCTCGGGGAAGACGACGAGCATGAACGCCATCTCGATGTTCGTCCCGCCGCGCTCGAAAGTCCTCACCATCGAGGACACCCGCGAACTTCAGTTACACCACGACAACTGGCTCTCCTCGGTCACCCGCGAGCGCATCCACGAGGGGAAGAACGTCACCATGTACGACCTCCTGCGGTCGGCGCTTCGCCACCGCCCCGAGTACATCGTCGTGGGCGAGGTTCGCGGCGAGGAGGCCATCACGCTCTTCCAGGCGATGAACACCGGCCACACGACCTACTCGACCATGCACGCCGACTCCGTGCAGACGGTCATCAATCGGCTCGAGAACGAGCCGATCAACGTCCCCCGGGCGATGGTCCAGAGCCTGGACATCCTCTCGGTGCAGACGCTCACCAGGCTCGGCGGCGAGCGCGTCCGGCGGAACAAGGTCCTCGCAGAGATCGAGGGCGTCGACCAGCGAACGGGTGAGCTGGACTACTCGACGGCCTACTCGTGGGACGGCGAGACGGACACGTTCACCGCCGAAACCAGCCACGTCGTAGCCGAGATTCAACACGAGCGCGGCTGGACCCAGCAGGAGCTCCTGACAGAACGACGCAACCGGGAACGATTCCTCGAGTACGCGCTCGAACACGAGATTTCGGACTACCGACGATTCACGGCGCTCGTCAACGAGTACTACGCCGATCAGGAACGCGTGCTCGAGCGGATCGAGGACGCGAGCGAGAGCGGCGGAGTTGACGGGACCGAGACCGGCGAAACCGAAAACGAAGAGAACGACACGGACCCAACACCGCCGAAGCGAGCGGGCGACTCGCTCGAGACGGAGTAA